A region from the Sphingopyxis lindanitolerans genome encodes:
- a CDS encoding glutamine synthetase family protein translates to MTMALTGIVTTDLAAITRGRWVSTARYEAGDDGGIGWLPANLALTPFGGIATPNPWGSIGDLRVIADRAARYRTAATGAATTFDIVMGDIVELDGTPWRCCPRTLLRDAVAALRAETGLSLRIAVEQEFQIFGAGFPAAHPLSITALRRADPFAPLLMAALDEAGVDPEVVLAEFGTDQFEVTCSPADPITAADRAIAIREIVREIVGVRGWQASFAPKTAPDAVGNGVHIHFSLTDAEGRPAGYDGAQPGGLSAQGASFCAGVLRHLPALTMFSAPSVTSYYRLRPQGWSASWTWLADRDREATLRICPTTTVGGRDPARQHNVEYRAADATANPYVAIAALIRAGLGGLVDGLPPPPVVVEHPDTLDPAACAALGLRRLPETLAEAMAAWQGDAVALGWFAPDFAETWRSVRRAELARLADLTPDEACRLYRDLY, encoded by the coding sequence ATGACGATGGCGCTGACCGGGATCGTCACCACCGACCTGGCGGCGATCACGCGCGGGCGCTGGGTATCGACCGCACGCTATGAAGCGGGGGATGACGGCGGGATCGGCTGGCTTCCCGCCAATCTGGCGCTGACCCCGTTCGGCGGCATCGCCACCCCCAATCCGTGGGGATCGATCGGCGACCTGCGCGTCATCGCCGACCGCGCCGCGCGCTATCGCACCGCCGCCACGGGCGCCGCGACCACCTTCGACATCGTCATGGGCGACATCGTCGAGCTGGACGGCACGCCGTGGCGCTGTTGCCCGCGCACCCTGCTGCGCGACGCGGTGGCCGCCTTGCGCGCCGAGACCGGCCTGTCGCTGCGCATCGCGGTCGAGCAGGAGTTCCAGATCTTCGGCGCCGGTTTTCCGGCCGCCCACCCGCTGTCGATCACCGCGCTGCGCCGCGCCGATCCCTTTGCCCCGCTGCTGATGGCGGCGCTCGACGAAGCCGGGGTCGATCCCGAAGTCGTGCTCGCCGAATTCGGCACCGACCAGTTCGAGGTCACCTGCTCGCCCGCCGATCCGATCACCGCCGCCGACCGCGCCATCGCGATCCGCGAGATCGTGCGCGAGATCGTCGGGGTGCGCGGCTGGCAGGCGAGTTTCGCGCCCAAGACCGCGCCGGACGCGGTTGGCAACGGCGTCCACATCCATTTCAGCCTGACCGACGCCGAGGGCCGCCCCGCCGGTTACGACGGTGCGCAGCCCGGCGGGCTGTCGGCGCAGGGCGCGAGCTTTTGCGCAGGCGTTTTGCGCCATCTGCCGGCGCTGACGATGTTCAGCGCCCCCAGCGTCACGTCCTATTACCGGCTGCGGCCGCAGGGATGGAGCGCGTCGTGGACCTGGCTCGCCGACCGCGACCGCGAGGCGACGCTCCGCATTTGTCCGACGACGACGGTGGGCGGCCGCGATCCGGCGCGCCAGCACAATGTCGAATATCGCGCCGCCGACGCCACCGCCAACCCCTATGTCGCGATCGCCGCGCTGATCCGTGCCGGGCTGGGCGGGCTGGTCGACGGCCTGCCGCCGCCGCCGGTCGTCGTCGAGCATCCCGATACGCTCGACCCGGCGGCCTGCGCCGCGCTCGGTCTGCGCCGCCTGCCCGAGACGCTCGCGGAGGCAATGGCGGCGTGGCAGGGCGACGCCGTCGCCCTTGGTTGGTTCGCGCCGGACTTTGCCGAGACCTGGCGCAGTGTCCGCCGGGCGGAACTGGCGCGGCTCGCCGACCTGACCCCCGACGAGGCGTGCCGGCTCTACCGCGATCTTTATTGA
- a CDS encoding amino acid permease — translation MTQDGTTANPRPLKARHVSMISIGGIIGSGLFVGSSAAIAATGPAIVVSYAIAGVLILLVMRMLADMALASPGAGSFTEHIRIGLGNGAGFVAGWLYWIFWALAIALEGLAGASIIVTWLPGTEPWQVGLLLVGGMTALNLLSVRAFGESEFWLSGIKVAAILLFIGVAAFAVGKGMIGGGGIPAPLYAFGGFAPFGAASVFSGVTAVILALVGAEIITIAAADAHEPGPVIARLTTTLIIRVALFYLLSMLLIVAIVPWTTIRPGASPFAMALAAVGAPGASLVMNAVIIVAVLSCMNSGVYVCSRVLTALAAKGEAPAWFGKADARGVPVRAILAGSGAAALAVLASVLSAERLFAMLVNATGMVMLIVYLMLVLAHMGFVRRGGESRLPRAAAPIVIAAMVAVIASMLATPGLASQAWAGLASTALLALAYRALSRRRAPA, via the coding sequence ATGACCCAGGACGGCACGACCGCGAACCCGCGCCCGCTCAAGGCCCGCCATGTCAGCATGATCTCGATCGGCGGGATCATCGGGTCGGGATTGTTCGTCGGCAGCAGCGCGGCGATCGCCGCGACCGGCCCGGCGATCGTCGTCAGCTATGCCATCGCAGGCGTGCTGATCCTGCTGGTGATGCGGATGCTTGCCGACATGGCGTTGGCGTCGCCCGGCGCGGGATCGTTCACCGAACATATCCGCATCGGCCTGGGCAATGGCGCGGGCTTCGTCGCCGGCTGGCTCTATTGGATTTTCTGGGCGCTGGCGATCGCGCTGGAGGGGCTGGCGGGGGCCAGCATCATCGTCACCTGGCTGCCGGGGACGGAGCCGTGGCAGGTCGGGCTGCTGCTGGTCGGCGGCATGACCGCGCTCAACCTGTTGTCGGTCCGCGCCTTTGGCGAATCCGAATTCTGGCTGTCGGGGATCAAGGTGGCGGCGATCCTCCTGTTCATCGGCGTCGCGGCCTTCGCGGTCGGCAAGGGCATGATCGGCGGCGGCGGCATCCCCGCGCCGCTCTATGCCTTTGGCGGCTTCGCGCCCTTTGGCGCGGCGTCGGTCTTTTCGGGCGTGACCGCGGTGATCCTGGCGCTGGTCGGGGCGGAGATCATCACGATCGCCGCCGCCGACGCGCACGAGCCGGGGCCGGTGATCGCGCGGCTGACCACGACGCTGATCATCCGGGTCGCGCTCTTCTATCTGCTGTCGATGCTGCTGATCGTCGCGATCGTGCCGTGGACCACGATCCGTCCCGGCGCATCGCCCTTTGCCATGGCGCTCGCCGCCGTCGGCGCGCCCGGCGCGTCGCTGGTGATGAACGCGGTGATCATCGTCGCGGTGCTGTCGTGCATGAATTCGGGCGTCTATGTCTGTTCGCGGGTGCTGACGGCGCTGGCCGCGAAAGGCGAGGCGCCGGCCTGGTTCGGCAAGGCCGACGCGCGCGGCGTTCCGGTGCGCGCGATCCTCGCCGGATCGGGGGCGGCGGCGCTGGCGGTGCTGGCGTCGGTCCTGTCGGCCGAACGGCTGTTCGCGATGCTGGTCAATGCGACCGGCATGGTGATGCTGATCGTCTATCTGATGCTGGTGCTCGCCCATATGGGCTTTGTTCGCCGGGGCGGGGAAAGCCGCCTGCCGCGCGCGGCCGCCCCGATCGTCATCGCGGCGATGGTCGCGGTGATCGCGTCGATGCTGGCGACCCCCGGCCTTGCCTCGCAGGCCTGGGCCGGGCTGGCCAGCACCGCGCTGCTCGCGCTCGCCTATCGCGCCCTATCGCGCCGCCGCGCGCCGGCCTGA
- a CDS encoding N-formylglutamate amidohydrolase: protein MDQHDRSAGDNMDNLTAPNLSDWPDPVEWVNRSGRSPIILLCEHASNHIPACYDGLGLSEADRGRHIAWDIGAAAVTRRLSALLDAPAVLGTYSRLLIDLNRPPDGDGSIVVLSEDTPIAANKDLDGAERALRQARIFAPYQDAVGALVDARIADGSPVILVAIHSFNPTFLDQARPWHVGILFGRASMLGERLVGRLAADAALHIGVNQPYSVSRQEDYAILVHGDDRDIPAVLIEIRNDGLADAAQVEAWARRLAAILAPEASAP, encoded by the coding sequence ATGGATCAGCATGACCGATCGGCCGGAGACAATATGGACAATCTGACCGCGCCGAACCTGTCGGACTGGCCCGACCCGGTGGAATGGGTCAATCGGTCCGGACGGTCCCCCATCATCCTGTTGTGCGAACATGCGTCGAACCATATTCCCGCCTGTTATGACGGGCTGGGGCTGAGCGAGGCCGACCGCGGCCGCCATATCGCCTGGGACATCGGCGCGGCGGCGGTGACCCGGCGGCTGTCGGCGCTGCTCGACGCGCCGGCCGTTCTGGGCACGTATTCGCGGTTGCTGATCGACCTCAATCGCCCGCCCGACGGCGACGGGTCGATCGTCGTCCTGTCCGAAGATACGCCGATCGCGGCGAACAAGGATCTGGACGGGGCCGAACGCGCGTTGCGGCAGGCGCGGATCTTCGCGCCCTATCAGGATGCGGTGGGCGCGCTGGTCGACGCGAGGATCGCCGACGGATCGCCCGTCATCCTGGTCGCGATCCACAGTTTCAACCCGACCTTCCTCGATCAGGCGCGGCCCTGGCACGTCGGCATCCTGTTCGGCCGCGCGTCGATGCTGGGCGAACGGCTGGTCGGGCGATTGGCGGCGGATGCGGCGCTCCACATCGGCGTCAACCAACCCTATTCGGTCAGCCGCCAGGAAGATTATGCCATATTGGTCCATGGCGACGATCGCGACATTCCGGCCGTGCTGATCGAAATCCGCAACGACGGGCTGGCGGACGCCGCGCAGGTCGAGGCGTGGGCCCGGCGCCTGGCGGCAATCCTGGCACCCGAAGCGAGCGCGCCATGA
- a CDS encoding cysteine hydrolase family protein: MTILRPDIRRDDPYPAAATALLLVDMQRIWLEPGRNPGHPDWDAGHPFHRDVAARAIPNQARLLAAARAGGVEVIHTIIRSLTRDGRDRSLDHKMTPLHVGPDDPLALPVPELAVGADEILLPKTSSGVFNSTNIDYVLRNLGITHLVVAGIMTDQCVDMAVRDAADRGFVVTCVGDACAAATAERHSHALGAFGGYCWVADTDTVEARFRAMRAP, translated from the coding sequence ATGACGATTTTGCGTCCCGATATCCGCCGCGATGACCCCTATCCGGCGGCGGCAACCGCCTTGCTGCTGGTCGACATGCAGCGCATCTGGCTGGAACCGGGGCGCAATCCGGGGCACCCCGACTGGGACGCCGGCCATCCCTTTCACCGCGATGTCGCCGCGCGCGCCATCCCCAACCAGGCGCGACTGCTCGCCGCCGCGCGCGCCGGCGGGGTCGAGGTGATCCACACGATCATCCGCAGCCTCACCCGCGACGGGCGCGACCGCTCGCTCGACCACAAGATGACGCCGCTGCACGTCGGCCCCGACGATCCGCTGGCGTTGCCGGTGCCCGAACTGGCGGTCGGCGCGGACGAGATATTGCTGCCCAAGACCTCGTCGGGCGTCTTCAACTCGACCAACATCGACTATGTCCTGCGCAACCTTGGCATCACCCACCTTGTCGTCGCCGGGATCATGACCGACCAGTGCGTCGATATGGCCGTGCGCGACGCGGCCGACCGCGGCTTTGTCGTCACCTGCGTCGGCGACGCCTGCGCCGCGGCGACGGCCGAGCGCCACAGCCACGCGCTGGGCGCCTTCGGCGGCTATTGCTGGGTCGCCGATACCGACACGGTGGAGGCGCGGTTCCGGGCGATGCGTGCGCCATGA
- a CDS encoding penicillin acylase family protein codes for MRKRTGLGLLLGLWAVAETSALAAGSPHYTAEIRRTSFGIPHIKAADEASLGFGLGYAYAQDNFCMFAEEMVTVAGERSRYFAPEATGGPDIDSGSVRADNRTSDYYFRLVNEPAEVAAAWNGQPAPVKARVTGYVAGINRYLADTGAAALPVACRSKPWVRPLTTDDIMRLMRRYALEGSSLQFVNELIGARPPAPGAAGAEVAADFSALARRTASYGVGSNAVALGKDATSDGRGLLLGNPHYPWQGILRFYQFHLTMPGQLDVMGAALAGLPVVNIGFTRDIAWSHTVNTSAHFTLHALTLDPADPTRYRVGDRWLTMEKKAVSIAVGDKAESHDFWQTIYGPVVAKPGAFEWSATTAYALGDANADNNRMIEMWHAMDSAPTLAVLASRVQSVLGLPWVNTIAADRDGRALYLGVTVVPNISAEKQARCVAEPYRALVASGVMVLDGSDPACGWDQVSGLRQSGVVPGDRLPLLWRSDYVQNSNDSAWLTNARTPLTGYPEIVSAQDVAQGGRTRMGIEQIDARLAGTDGRPGKRFDARSLHDIAFSNRVFYGGLLHGDIKRLCAEPGSVVVEGETIDLAAPCATLTAWDGTASPASIGYPLFAAWWNPLEGTPGLWTVPFDAHHPVTTPHGLKLDDPAIRTQLREGLGKAVVAQRKNGIDWTRPWGDIQYIDTRAGRVPVPGGAGGDVYNSMYSVLAPGGGHMVPTLGSSYIQIVGFDDDGPVAKALLAYSNSSDPASPHSDDQAASFAVGELKPQPFTDAQIKADPAYRTMTVAQ; via the coding sequence ATGCGCAAAAGAACCGGCCTTGGCCTGTTGCTGGGTCTGTGGGCCGTGGCCGAAACATCGGCGCTTGCCGCCGGTTCGCCGCACTATACCGCCGAAATCCGCCGCACGAGCTTTGGCATCCCACATATCAAGGCGGCCGATGAAGCGAGCCTGGGTTTCGGTCTCGGCTATGCCTATGCGCAGGATAATTTCTGCATGTTCGCCGAGGAAATGGTGACCGTGGCGGGCGAACGCTCGCGCTATTTCGCGCCCGAGGCGACCGGCGGACCCGACATCGATTCGGGCTCGGTCCGCGCCGACAACCGGACATCGGATTATTATTTCCGGCTGGTCAACGAACCGGCCGAAGTGGCGGCCGCATGGAACGGGCAACCGGCGCCGGTGAAGGCGCGGGTGACGGGCTATGTCGCGGGCATCAACCGCTATCTCGCCGATACCGGCGCCGCGGCGCTGCCCGTCGCCTGCCGGTCGAAGCCGTGGGTGCGGCCGCTGACGACCGACGATATCATGCGGTTGATGCGGCGCTATGCGCTGGAGGGCAGCTCGCTGCAATTCGTCAACGAACTGATCGGCGCCAGGCCGCCCGCGCCCGGCGCGGCGGGCGCGGAGGTCGCGGCCGATTTCAGCGCCCTCGCGCGGCGAACCGCATCCTATGGCGTCGGCAGCAATGCCGTCGCGCTGGGCAAGGATGCGACGAGCGACGGGCGCGGGCTGCTGCTCGGCAATCCGCATTATCCGTGGCAGGGCATCTTGCGCTTCTATCAGTTCCACCTGACGATGCCGGGCCAGCTCGACGTGATGGGCGCGGCGCTTGCCGGGCTGCCGGTGGTCAATATCGGCTTTACCCGCGACATCGCGTGGAGCCACACGGTCAACACGTCGGCGCATTTCACCCTCCATGCGCTCACGCTCGATCCGGCCGACCCGACCCGTTACCGCGTCGGCGACCGCTGGTTGACGATGGAGAAGAAGGCCGTTTCGATCGCGGTCGGCGACAAGGCCGAAAGCCATGATTTCTGGCAGACCATCTATGGCCCCGTCGTCGCAAAGCCGGGGGCGTTCGAATGGAGCGCGACCACGGCCTATGCGCTGGGCGACGCCAATGCCGACAACAACCGGATGATCGAGATGTGGCACGCGATGGACAGCGCGCCGACGCTCGCGGTCCTTGCCAGCCGGGTCCAGTCGGTGCTCGGCCTGCCGTGGGTCAATACGATCGCCGCCGACCGCGACGGCCGCGCGCTCTATCTGGGGGTCACCGTCGTCCCCAACATCTCGGCCGAAAAACAGGCGCGCTGCGTCGCCGAACCCTATCGCGCGCTGGTCGCGTCGGGGGTGATGGTACTCGACGGCAGCGATCCCGCCTGCGGGTGGGATCAGGTGTCCGGCCTGCGCCAGTCCGGCGTCGTTCCGGGCGACCGGCTGCCGCTGCTGTGGCGCAGCGATTATGTCCAGAATTCCAACGACAGCGCCTGGCTGACCAATGCCCGGACGCCGCTGACCGGCTATCCCGAGATCGTCAGCGCGCAGGATGTCGCGCAGGGCGGCCGCACCCGCATGGGCATCGAACAGATCGACGCGCGGCTGGCCGGAACCGACGGACGGCCGGGCAAGCGTTTCGACGCCCGGTCGCTCCACGATATCGCGTTCAGCAACCGGGTTTTCTATGGCGGCCTGCTGCATGGCGATATCAAGCGGCTGTGCGCCGAACCCGGTTCGGTGGTCGTCGAGGGCGAGACGATCGACCTTGCCGCCCCTTGCGCGACCTTGACCGCGTGGGACGGCACCGCCAGCCCGGCCAGCATCGGCTATCCGCTGTTCGCGGCGTGGTGGAATCCGCTGGAGGGCACGCCGGGGCTTTGGACGGTGCCGTTCGATGCGCACCATCCGGTGACGACGCCGCACGGGCTGAAGCTGGACGATCCCGCGATACGGACGCAGCTTCGCGAAGGGCTCGGCAAGGCGGTGGTGGCGCAGCGCAAGAACGGGATCGACTGGACCCGCCCGTGGGGCGACATCCAATATATCGACACCCGCGCCGGCCGCGTGCCGGTGCCCGGCGGCGCGGGGGGCGACGTCTATAACAGCATGTACAGCGTGCTGGCGCCGGGCGGCGGCCATATGGTGCCGACACTGGGCAGCAGCTATATCCAGATCGTCGGCTTCGACGACGACGGCCCGGTCGCGAAGGCGCTGCTCGCCTATTCGAATTCGTCCGATCCGGCGTCGCCGCATTCGGACGACCAGGCGGCAAGCTTCGCGGTCGGCGAACTGAAACCGCAGCCATTCACCGATGCGCAGATAAAGGCCGATCCCGCCTATCGCACGATGACGGTCGCGCAATGA
- a CDS encoding MurR/RpiR family transcriptional regulator, giving the protein MANDTQKTERMPIRDMLGRSTVSLTRSESRIVQLLLADYPVAGLGSASSLAKRAGVSDPTVARFVTKFGFENFAAFQAALLEDVEARLRSPLMMLETKQAEGEHDATVNRYMASVTQKLRDATEAAVSEPYDRAVDLIMGAKGSVTLVGGRFSRHVAGMLAGYLLQLRSDVHSISPLTLESFDRLVDIGRRDTLIVFDYRRYQTDVVEFARQAEARGAHVILFTDPWMSPVAEVADVVIIASVEVDSPYDSLAPAVAQMEALVAHAVVREKRVMERRVADLEKLRSANAVTVDEPAP; this is encoded by the coding sequence ATGGCGAACGACACGCAAAAGACCGAACGGATGCCGATCCGGGACATGCTGGGCCGCAGCACGGTCAGCCTGACCCGGTCCGAATCGCGGATCGTCCAATTGTTGCTCGCCGACTATCCGGTCGCGGGCCTCGGCAGCGCGTCGAGCCTCGCCAAGCGCGCGGGGGTGAGCGATCCGACCGTGGCGCGCTTCGTCACCAAATTCGGGTTCGAGAATTTCGCCGCCTTCCAGGCCGCCCTGCTTGAGGATGTCGAGGCGCGGCTGCGCTCGCCGCTGATGATGCTCGAAACCAAGCAGGCGGAGGGCGAGCATGACGCGACCGTCAATCGCTATATGGCGTCGGTCACCCAGAAATTGCGCGACGCGACCGAAGCGGCGGTGTCCGAACCCTATGACCGCGCGGTCGACCTGATCATGGGGGCAAAGGGCAGCGTGACGCTGGTCGGCGGCCGCTTCAGCCGCCACGTCGCCGGGATGCTCGCGGGCTATCTGCTGCAATTGCGGTCGGACGTGCATTCGATATCGCCGCTGACGCTGGAAAGTTTCGACCGGCTGGTCGACATCGGCCGCCGCGATACGCTGATCGTCTTCGACTATCGCCGTTACCAGACCGACGTCGTCGAATTCGCACGCCAGGCCGAAGCGCGCGGCGCGCATGTCATCCTGTTCACCGATCCGTGGATGTCGCCGGTCGCCGAGGTCGCCGACGTCGTCATCATCGCCTCGGTCGAGGTCGATTCGCCCTATGATTCGCTGGCCCCCGCCGTGGCGCAGATGGAGGCGCTCGTCGCGCATGCCGTCGTGCGCGAAAAGCGCGTGATGGAGCGGCGCGTCGCCGATCTCGAAAAGCTGCGCAGCGCCAATGCCGTAACCGTGGATGAACCCGCCCCATGA
- a CDS encoding GNAT family N-acetyltransferase codes for MSGVAALRIIPLLDHPAAIDAVVRWIDAEWGAFSGRTLADTRARFTEDEAALLPRSYVALDGAIPLGVASLRARDSVDWDPGVEPWLCNVYVPAEARGAGIAARLCDHVAERAAVLDFPALFLASTAGDDSLYYRLGYRTYRIVDHDGERLHLMKLALRP; via the coding sequence ATGAGCGGCGTGGCGGCCCTGCGCATCATACCCCTGCTCGACCATCCGGCCGCGATCGATGCGGTGGTCCGATGGATCGACGCCGAATGGGGCGCGTTCAGCGGACGCACCCTCGCCGATACGCGCGCGCGCTTTACCGAGGACGAAGCCGCGCTCCTGCCGCGCTCCTATGTCGCGCTCGATGGGGCGATCCCGCTGGGCGTCGCCAGCCTGCGCGCGCGCGACAGCGTCGATTGGGATCCCGGTGTCGAGCCGTGGCTGTGCAACGTCTATGTTCCCGCCGAAGCCCGCGGCGCGGGCATCGCCGCCCGGCTGTGCGACCATGTCGCGGAGCGGGCGGCGGTGCTCGATTTCCCCGCGCTGTTCCTCGCCTCGACCGCGGGCGACGATTCGCTTTATTACCGGCTCGGCTATCGCACCTACCGGATCGTCGATCATGACGGCGAGCGGCTGCACCTGATGAAGCTGGCGCTGCGCCCCTGA
- a CDS encoding aldehyde dehydrogenase family protein, whose product MTTDWHAAARRIAFDGRPFIGGDARAPRSRASFATDCPFTEQSLAMIADGNAEDIDRAVSAARHCFADGWRSIAPDQRQAHLHALADGIHAARDRLALMDCLEMGMPISNALGAVDEAVRFTRYYAAAIDQPRGEVVHADAAHVLAMNWYEPRGVVGIISSWNFPLLVAVAAIAPAIAAGNTVVAKPSPVAPSSVLALARIAAEAGLPPGVINAVAGGGETGAALAGHDDVDQIGFVGSAATGRRIMVAAGQSNGKPVMLEGGGKSPQIVFADAVGLDGLADSIAASAFANSGQICVARTRLLVERGIADALIDWVREATARLFTVGDPLDPLVSYGPLASRAQQGRVQSYLDIGAAEKADHRVIATGGTMPEKGYFVPPGIFAAASGAMRVAREEIFGPLIALIPFSDEADAVRIANDTPHGLAATLWTRDIGRARRMARDIDAGRIDIRASAAMGAPLHLMPAEPFGGSGHGVLGGQQGMRAYQRLKSVQIITG is encoded by the coding sequence ATGACGACCGACTGGCACGCAGCGGCGCGGCGCATCGCGTTCGACGGCCGCCCGTTCATCGGCGGTGACGCCCGCGCGCCGCGATCGCGGGCCAGTTTTGCCACCGACTGTCCCTTCACAGAGCAGTCGCTGGCGATGATCGCCGACGGCAATGCCGAGGATATCGACCGCGCCGTCTCCGCGGCGCGGCACTGCTTCGCCGATGGCTGGCGGTCGATCGCCCCGGACCAGCGGCAGGCGCATCTTCACGCGCTGGCCGACGGCATCCATGCCGCACGCGACAGGCTGGCGCTGATGGACTGCCTCGAAATGGGGATGCCGATCAGCAACGCGCTCGGCGCGGTCGACGAGGCGGTGCGCTTCACCCGCTATTATGCCGCCGCGATCGACCAGCCGCGCGGCGAGGTCGTCCATGCCGACGCCGCGCATGTGCTGGCGATGAACTGGTATGAGCCGCGCGGCGTCGTCGGCATCATATCGTCGTGGAATTTCCCCTTGCTGGTCGCGGTCGCGGCGATCGCTCCCGCCATCGCGGCGGGCAATACGGTGGTCGCCAAGCCGTCGCCGGTCGCGCCGTCCTCGGTGCTGGCGCTGGCGCGGATCGCGGCCGAGGCGGGACTGCCGCCCGGCGTGATCAACGCGGTGGCGGGCGGCGGCGAAACCGGCGCGGCGCTGGCCGGCCATGATGATGTCGATCAGATCGGCTTTGTTGGATCGGCGGCGACCGGGCGGCGGATCATGGTCGCCGCGGGCCAGTCGAACGGCAAGCCGGTGATGCTGGAGGGCGGCGGCAAATCGCCGCAGATCGTCTTTGCCGATGCCGTGGGTCTGGACGGACTGGCCGATTCGATTGCCGCGTCGGCCTTCGCCAATTCGGGCCAGATCTGCGTCGCGCGCACCCGCCTGCTGGTCGAGCGCGGCATCGCCGACGCGCTGATCGATTGGGTGCGCGAAGCCACCGCGCGGCTGTTCACCGTCGGCGATCCGCTCGACCCCCTCGTCAGCTATGGCCCGCTCGCCAGCCGCGCGCAGCAGGGGCGGGTGCAATCCTATCTCGACATCGGCGCCGCCGAAAAGGCGGACCATCGGGTGATCGCGACGGGTGGGACGATGCCGGAGAAGGGCTATTTCGTGCCGCCCGGCATCTTCGCCGCCGCGTCGGGTGCGATGCGCGTCGCGCGCGAGGAAATTTTCGGCCCGCTGATCGCGCTGATCCCCTTTTCGGACGAGGCCGATGCGGTGCGGATCGCCAACGACACGCCGCACGGGCTGGCGGCGACGCTGTGGACCCGCGACATCGGCCGCGCGCGGCGGATGGCGCGCGATATCGACGCCGGGCGGATCGACATCCGCGCCAGCGCCGCCATGGGCGCGCCGCTGCACCTGATGCCCGCCGAACCTTTTGGCGGGTCGGGTCATGGCGTGCTGGGCGGGCAACAGGGGATGCGCGCCTATCAGCGGCTGAAATCCGTCCAGATCATCACCGGATGA
- a CDS encoding acetoacetate decarboxylase family protein, with amino-acid sequence MSYAFLPAMRYRMPTHFGPMPGPRQGPAGERYECRNDPRQHIVHAAFAAPADRLAAFMPPGFAVARGELHVSFCYMTEIAWLAGRGYNTFGVTIPATYAGTSERIAGDLMLILWENMADPIISGREELGFSKLYCDLPPPMETSRGITCRASWDGCGFAALRLDGLGDGEGQGDPPPSQGLLHYKYIPRTGAPGVADAEYAVLTPATGGHLRVETTQAAAGATLDWQRSSWEQLPTLHHIVEALADVPLGPCLAASVSVTRGAKDLSDQRILS; translated from the coding sequence ATGTCCTACGCCTTCCTTCCCGCCATGCGCTATCGCATGCCCACCCATTTCGGCCCGATGCCCGGTCCGCGCCAGGGGCCGGCGGGCGAGCGCTACGAATGCCGGAACGATCCGCGCCAGCATATCGTCCACGCCGCCTTCGCCGCCCCGGCCGACCGGCTGGCGGCGTTCATGCCGCCGGGCTTCGCGGTGGCGCGCGGCGAACTGCACGTCAGTTTTTGCTACATGACCGAAATCGCCTGGCTGGCGGGGCGCGGTTACAACACTTTCGGCGTCACCATTCCCGCCACATATGCGGGCACGAGCGAGCGGATCGCCGGTGACCTGATGCTGATATTGTGGGAAAATATGGCTGACCCGATCATCAGCGGGCGCGAGGAACTGGGCTTCTCCAAACTCTATTGCGACTTGCCGCCGCCGATGGAAACGTCGCGGGGGATCACCTGCCGGGCAAGCTGGGACGGCTGCGGTTTCGCGGCGCTCAGGCTGGACGGGCTGGGCGATGGGGAGGGGCAGGGCGATCCGCCGCCGTCGCAGGGCCTGCTGCATTATAAATATATCCCACGCACCGGCGCGCCCGGCGTGGCCGACGCCGAATATGCGGTGCTGACCCCGGCGACGGGCGGGCATTTGCGGGTCGAAACCACGCAGGCGGCGGCGGGGGCGACGCTCGACTGGCAGCGGTCGAGTTGGGAGCAATTGCCGACGCTCCATCATATCGTCGAGGCGCTGGCCGATGTGCCGCTGGGGCCATGCCTTGCCGCCTCGGTCAGCGTGACGCGGGGCGCGAAGGACCTCAGCGACCAGCGCATCCTGTCATGA